The Deinococcus metalli genome window below encodes:
- a CDS encoding proline--tRNA ligase, whose protein sequence is MRTSQGLFVTWRDAPADAETRGIRALSRAGFVKKVGAGLYAHLPLMTRVMARLETLLRRELEGAAQEVDFPLLQPQALWQQSGRWDAYTRAEGIMFTVTDRAGRAHALGPTHEELAASVVGDVARSYRDLPLCVYQIGRKFRDELRPRAGLLRTQEFVMKDAYSFHTTPDDLAAQFCAMSDVYARVLTRLGVPWRAVEADSGSIGGTGSREFMLLSDVGEDEVLYSPDGQYAANAERAVGRAADPGPSPFAGATRRRTPDAGTVEAACAALGCAPGHMVKNVLLLATFARPDADDRVPVLVSVRGDDSVNTVKVWNAVQERAGQVGGGTLLRLDAAGPDIWADPAAVPLGYVAPDLPDEVLARQDTLHPDFLRLCDREAAALRDFATGANETGWHVTGANWHAQYRLPDIVDLRQARAGDACRHDPAQHLQAARAIEVGHVFQLGTRYTDALNITVSGPDGTPQPVFMGCYGLGVTRLVQAVAEVHNDERGLVWPEIIAPYHVVLTVVNMQDAAQAQAAGQLYADLRAAGVDVLLDDRDERPGVKFADAELWGIPWRVTIGRALDRGEVEIQERTSGHVETMPIRDAVTWLGERGT, encoded by the coding sequence ATGCGGACATCGCAGGGACTGTTCGTGACGTGGCGCGACGCGCCCGCTGACGCCGAGACGAGGGGCATCCGGGCGCTGAGCCGTGCCGGATTCGTGAAGAAGGTCGGGGCGGGCCTGTACGCCCATTTGCCGCTGATGACCCGGGTGATGGCCCGGCTGGAAACGCTGCTGCGCCGGGAACTGGAGGGCGCGGCGCAGGAGGTGGACTTCCCGCTGCTGCAACCGCAGGCCCTGTGGCAGCAGTCGGGCCGCTGGGACGCGTACACGCGCGCCGAGGGCATCATGTTCACCGTCACGGACCGCGCCGGTCGCGCGCACGCCCTGGGGCCGACACACGAGGAACTGGCCGCGTCCGTGGTGGGCGACGTGGCGCGCAGTTACCGCGACCTGCCGCTGTGCGTGTACCAGATCGGCCGCAAATTCCGCGACGAGCTGCGGCCCCGCGCCGGCCTGCTGCGCACGCAGGAGTTCGTCATGAAGGACGCGTATTCGTTCCACACGACGCCTGACGACCTCGCCGCGCAGTTTTGCGCCATGAGCGACGTGTACGCCCGCGTCCTGACCCGGCTGGGCGTGCCGTGGCGGGCGGTCGAGGCGGACAGCGGCAGCATCGGCGGCACCGGCAGCCGCGAGTTCATGCTGCTCTCCGACGTGGGCGAGGACGAGGTGCTCTACAGCCCGGACGGCCAGTACGCCGCGAACGCGGAGCGCGCCGTGGGCCGCGCGGCGGACCCCGGTCCGTCGCCGTTTGCGGGCGCGACACGCCGCCGCACGCCGGACGCCGGCACGGTCGAGGCGGCCTGCGCCGCGCTGGGGTGCGCGCCGGGCCACATGGTCAAGAACGTCCTGCTGCTCGCCACCTTCGCCCGGCCGGACGCCGATGACCGCGTGCCGGTGCTCGTCAGCGTGCGCGGCGACGATAGCGTGAACACCGTGAAGGTCTGGAACGCCGTGCAGGAACGCGCCGGGCAGGTCGGGGGCGGCACCCTTCTGCGCCTTGACGCGGCCGGGCCGGACATCTGGGCCGATCCGGCCGCGGTGCCGCTCGGCTATGTCGCCCCGGACCTTCCGGACGAAGTCCTTGCCCGCCAGGACACGCTGCACCCGGATTTCCTGCGCCTGTGCGACCGCGAGGCTGCCGCCCTGCGCGACTTCGCCACCGGCGCCAACGAGACCGGCTGGCACGTCACGGGCGCCAACTGGCACGCCCAGTACCGCCTGCCGGACATCGTGGATCTCCGGCAGGCCCGCGCCGGCGACGCGTGCCGGCACGATCCGGCCCAGCACCTCCAGGCGGCCCGCGCCATCGAGGTCGGGCACGTCTTCCAGCTCGGCACCCGCTACACGGACGCCCTGAACATCACCGTAAGCGGTCCGGACGGCACGCCCCAGCCGGTGTTCATGGGCTGTTACGGGCTGGGCGTCACCCGCCTCGTGCAGGCCGTCGCTGAGGTGCACAATGACGAGCGCGGCCTAGTGTGGCCGGAGATCATCGCGCCCTACCACGTGGTCCTCACCGTCGTGAACATGCAGGACGCCGCGCAGGCACAGGCCGCCGGCCAGCTCTACGCGGACCTGCGCGCCGCCGGGGTCGACGTCCTGCTCGACGACCGCGACGAGCGGCCCGGCGTGAAGTTCGCGGACGCGGAGTTGTGGGGCATTCCGTGGCGCGTCACCATCGGCCGGGCGCTGGACCGCGGCGAGGTCGAGATCCAGGAACGGACATCGGGCCATGTCGAGACGATGCCCATCCGCGACGCGGTGACGTGGCTGGGCGAGCGGGGGACGTGA
- a CDS encoding aldo/keto reductase has protein sequence MHTRTLGHSGLSVSVVGLGCNNFGGRLDQAGTDAVVRRALDAGITLFDTADVYGNRGGSEEMLGKALGAQRADIVLASKFGHDMGDGRKGGRPEYVRQALEASLRRLGTDHLDLYQLHTPDPATPIEDTLGALNDAVQAGLVRHIGVSNMDAAGVRAADAAARQHGWARFTSCQDEHSLLVRGIEQDLVPTMKELDLGLLPYFPLASGLLTGKYRRDEPLPEGARITGSEGAQQRYLNAHNWDAVEKLRAFAEGRGHTLLELAFSWLLSFDVTSSVIAGATKPGQIDANVGAAGWVLSADDLAEVDRITG, from the coding sequence ATGCACACCAGAACCCTCGGTCACTCCGGCCTCTCCGTCTCCGTCGTCGGGCTGGGCTGCAACAACTTCGGTGGCCGGCTCGACCAGGCCGGCACCGACGCCGTCGTGCGGCGCGCCCTGGACGCCGGCATCACCCTCTTCGACACCGCCGACGTGTACGGCAACCGCGGCGGCAGCGAGGAGATGCTCGGCAAGGCCCTCGGCGCGCAGCGCGCGGACATCGTCCTGGCCAGCAAGTTCGGGCACGACATGGGCGACGGCCGCAAGGGTGGCCGGCCCGAGTACGTCCGGCAGGCCCTGGAAGCCAGCCTGCGGCGCCTGGGCACCGATCACCTCGACCTGTACCAGCTCCACACCCCGGACCCCGCCACCCCCATCGAGGACACCCTTGGCGCGCTGAACGACGCGGTGCAGGCGGGCCTCGTGCGCCATATCGGCGTGTCGAACATGGACGCGGCCGGCGTGCGCGCCGCCGACGCCGCCGCCCGGCAGCACGGCTGGGCGCGCTTCACCTCCTGCCAGGACGAACACAGCCTGCTCGTGCGCGGCATCGAGCAGGACCTCGTGCCCACCATGAAGGAACTGGATCTGGGCCTGCTGCCGTACTTCCCGCTCGCCAGCGGCCTGCTGACCGGCAAGTACCGCCGCGACGAGCCCCTGCCCGAGGGTGCGCGCATCACCGGCTCCGAGGGCGCGCAGCAGCGCTACCTGAACGCGCACAACTGGGACGCCGTGGAGAAGCTGCGCGCCTTCGCGGAGGGGCGCGGACACACGCTGCTGGAACTCGCGTTCAGCTGGCTGCTGTCGTTCGACGTGACGAGTTCCGTGATCGCCGGCGCGACCAAACCCGGCCAGATCGACGCGAACGTCGGGGCGGCCGGGTGGGTGCTGTCGGCCGACGACCTGGCGGAGGTCGACCGGATCACGGGCTGA
- a CDS encoding rhomboid family intramembrane serine protease translates to MRSPAPPPRPGSPLVPPRRAPQVRPALTLTAALIAGVWGQEVVDSVGFGGRLDAYGIEPRVPGTFWHVLTAPFLHAGFAHLIANTVPLAVLTFMGAVRNVWRFVAALMIIAVLGGALVWLFGRGGSVHLGASELIFGLLAYLLGVGWWERTPVAIGVAALAFALYGGILWGVLPGNPYVSWESHLFGFVAGLVAALLLHGRRPRRAALRG, encoded by the coding sequence GTGCGCTCCCCTGCCCCGCCCCCCCGTCCGGGTTCGCCGCTGGTGCCGCCGCGCCGGGCGCCGCAGGTGCGGCCCGCCCTGACGCTCACGGCGGCGCTGATCGCCGGCGTGTGGGGGCAGGAGGTGGTGGACAGTGTGGGCTTCGGCGGGCGGCTGGACGCCTACGGCATCGAGCCGCGCGTGCCGGGCACGTTCTGGCACGTGCTGACCGCGCCGTTCCTGCACGCGGGCTTCGCGCACCTGATCGCCAACACGGTGCCGCTGGCGGTGCTGACCTTCATGGGCGCGGTGCGCAACGTCTGGCGCTTCGTGGCGGCCCTGATGATCATCGCCGTGCTGGGCGGCGCGCTGGTGTGGCTGTTCGGGCGGGGCGGCAGCGTGCACCTGGGTGCCAGCGAGCTGATCTTCGGGCTGCTGGCGTACCTGCTGGGCGTGGGCTGGTGGGAGCGGACGCCGGTGGCGATCGGCGTGGCGGCCCTGGCCTTCGCGCTGTACGGCGGCATCCTGTGGGGCGTGCTGCCGGGCAACCCCTACGTGTCGTGGGAGTCGCACCTGTTCGGGTTCGTGGCGGGGCTGGTCGCGGCCCTGCTGCTGCACGGCCGCCGGCCCCGGCGCGCGGCCCTCAGAGGGTGA
- a CDS encoding VOC family protein — translation MTARLDHLVIAARTLDEGRAWLEGRLGVPMQPGGEHAAYGTHNALLSLGPDAYAEVIAVNPAAPAPGRPRWFALDTDEMRAQLDAGPALIHWVAAVEGLDPGPEVPELSRGEHRWRVTVPATGALPMYGVAPSLIHWLTPPPSTRLPDAGVRLVKLQLGTAHPDRLRARLDALQFEGEVEVYEAPQAELRAVLRTPGGLVTL, via the coding sequence ATGACGGCCCGTCTCGATCACCTGGTCATCGCCGCGCGCACCCTGGACGAGGGCCGCGCGTGGCTGGAGGGTCGCCTCGGCGTGCCCATGCAGCCCGGCGGCGAGCACGCCGCGTACGGCACCCACAACGCCCTGCTGTCCCTCGGTCCCGACGCCTACGCGGAGGTCATCGCCGTGAATCCGGCCGCGCCCGCGCCGGGCCGCCCGCGCTGGTTCGCGCTGGACACCGACGAGATGCGCGCGCAGCTGGACGCCGGCCCCGCCCTGATCCACTGGGTGGCGGCCGTCGAGGGCCTCGACCCCGGCCCCGAGGTGCCCGAACTGTCGCGCGGCGAGCACCGCTGGCGCGTGACGGTGCCCGCCACCGGCGCTCTGCCGATGTACGGCGTGGCCCCGTCGCTGATCCACTGGCTGACCCCGCCCCCCTCCACGCGCCTCCCGGACGCCGGGGTGCGGCTGGTGAAGCTGCAACTGGGCACCGCCCACCCGGACCGGCTGCGGGCCCGCCTGGACGCCCTGCAGTTCGAGGGCGAGGTCGAGGTCTACGAGGCCCCGCAGGCCGAACTGCGCGCCGTGCTGCGGACGCCCGGCGGTCTGGTCACCCTCTGA
- a CDS encoding NAD(P)/FAD-dependent oxidoreductase, which produces MLDVLVIGGGLAGLTAARTLTRAGRRVRVLEAGSEVGGRVRSRTVDSFTLDAGYQVLFPAYPAVKRQLDLAALDLVALPPAAAVRRGARVDVLGDPIRDPAGLFSTLTTRVLPLADKLRVAKLAAALRVPAPHSLLVGPDETTAAYLRRQGFSGAALDVFFRPFFGGIFLDRTLDTSARLFRYYFRMLMDGGAALPRAGMGSVSAQLAQGVDVSVSTRVTRVLPHGEHVTAVTTAGDIDARQVIVATDPNTAQALTGEPVSRGSVGSTYVYYAARDRLDPEVRLLLNARSGVINNAHWLSNAVPGRAPAGQHLLTVTVLGLPDLDDDALDARVRGELGGWYGGPAAQGLRPLLTERIRHAQYPQPPGYAATLPGHATALPGVLLAGEVTSMSGIQGALESGEKAAAIVLGDLHGMSRPRGA; this is translated from the coding sequence ATGCTCGACGTTCTGGTGATCGGAGGGGGGCTCGCGGGCCTCACGGCGGCGCGCACCCTGACGCGTGCCGGGCGCCGCGTGCGCGTGCTGGAGGCGGGGTCGGAGGTGGGCGGGCGCGTCCGCTCGCGCACGGTGGACAGCTTCACGCTCGACGCCGGGTATCAGGTGCTGTTCCCGGCGTACCCGGCCGTGAAGCGGCAGCTCGACCTCGCGGCGCTGGATCTGGTGGCGCTGCCCCCGGCGGCGGCCGTGCGCCGCGGCGCCCGCGTGGACGTGCTGGGCGACCCCATCCGCGATCCGGCCGGGCTGTTCTCGACGCTCACCACGCGCGTGCTGCCGCTGGCGGACAAGCTGCGCGTGGCGAAGCTCGCCGCCGCGCTGCGGGTGCCGGCGCCGCACAGCCTGCTGGTCGGCCCGGACGAGACCACCGCCGCGTACCTGCGCCGCCAGGGCTTCAGCGGCGCGGCCCTGGACGTGTTCTTCCGGCCGTTCTTCGGCGGCATCTTCCTGGACCGCACGCTCGACACGTCGGCGCGGCTGTTCCGCTACTACTTCCGCATGCTGATGGACGGCGGCGCGGCCCTTCCGCGCGCGGGCATGGGATCGGTCAGCGCGCAACTCGCGCAGGGCGTGGACGTCAGCGTGTCCACCCGCGTGACCCGCGTCCTGCCGCACGGCGAGCACGTCACGGCGGTTACCACCGCCGGCGACATCGACGCGCGGCAGGTGATCGTCGCCACCGATCCGAACACCGCGCAGGCCCTGACCGGCGAGCCCGTGTCGCGCGGCAGTGTGGGCAGCACGTACGTGTACTACGCCGCGCGCGACCGCCTCGACCCGGAGGTCCGGCTGCTGCTGAACGCGCGAAGCGGCGTGATCAACAACGCGCACTGGCTGTCGAACGCCGTGCCGGGCCGCGCGCCCGCCGGCCAGCACCTGCTGACCGTGACGGTGCTGGGCCTGCCGGACCTCGACGACGACGCCCTGGACGCCCGCGTGCGCGGCGAACTCGGCGGGTGGTACGGCGGGCCGGCCGCGCAGGGCCTGCGCCCACTGCTCACCGAACGCATCCGCCACGCGCAGTACCCGCAGCCGCCCGGCTATGCCGCCACCCTGCCCGGCCACGCCACCGCCCTGCCCGGCGTGCTGCTCGCCGGCGAGGTGACGTCCATGAGCGGCATCCAGGGTGCGCTGGAGAGCGGCGAGAAGGCCGCCGCCATCGTGCTGGGCGACCTGCACGGCATGAGCCGTCCGCGCGGGGCGTGA
- a CDS encoding MDR family MFS transporter has protein sequence MTSPAPLPTPVGAALAPRDKLLAFVGILTVLFLASLNLTVVGSAMPRVISDLGGFHLYAWAFTAYSLATTITIPIVGTVSDRFGRRPLLLFGIAVFAVCSVALGFVTSMEQLIVWRAFQGIGGGTLMAMSFTAIADIFTPLERGKYQGYTGAVWGVSSVVGPLVGGFLTDHLGWRSVFFVNIPFALLAAAVIFRFFRLPAPGARGHFDALGAALLAGTVTTLTLAMSWGGGTYAWGSPRILGLLAATVVLGGWYAWHAGRQERPILNLRLMGERSILTASVAGLLVSAGMYAAILYLPLYMQGVRGASASGSGLALAPLMGGMILTSTLSGQIVSRTGRYKWMVLLGSAVATGALLLATQLSLGTPLMLAVGLMILLGIGLGPVNSQLTLAVQNAAPREQLGSATGGNQFFRQIGGTLAVSLFGALVNAQLAANLGPALPAAARTLPAPVQDAIANPNVLSSQQATQALGGALGKVGHPELLTPVLDALRGVLMGAIDHVFLVSAVLVGLAFVVTVFLPERPLRGRATVKVEETRLDRAGATD, from the coding sequence ATGACCAGCCCTGCCCCCCTTCCCACGCCCGTGGGCGCCGCTCTGGCCCCACGTGACAAGCTCCTCGCCTTCGTCGGCATCCTGACGGTGCTGTTCCTCGCCAGCCTCAACCTCACGGTGGTCGGCAGTGCCATGCCGCGCGTGATCTCGGACCTGGGCGGCTTCCACCTGTACGCGTGGGCCTTCACCGCGTACTCGCTGGCCACCACCATCACCATTCCCATCGTCGGCACGGTCAGCGACCGCTTCGGGCGGCGGCCACTGCTGCTGTTCGGCATCGCGGTGTTCGCCGTGTGCTCGGTCGCGCTGGGCTTCGTGACCAGCATGGAACAGCTGATCGTGTGGCGCGCTTTCCAGGGCATCGGCGGCGGCACCCTGATGGCCATGAGCTTCACCGCCATCGCGGACATCTTCACGCCGCTGGAGCGCGGCAAGTACCAGGGCTACACCGGGGCGGTGTGGGGCGTGAGCAGCGTCGTCGGCCCGCTGGTCGGCGGGTTCCTGACGGACCACCTCGGGTGGCGCAGCGTGTTCTTCGTGAACATCCCCTTCGCGCTGCTGGCGGCCGCCGTGATCTTCCGCTTCTTCCGCCTGCCGGCCCCCGGTGCGCGCGGGCACTTCGACGCGCTGGGCGCGGCGCTGCTGGCCGGCACCGTCACCACCCTGACCCTCGCCATGAGCTGGGGCGGCGGCACCTACGCGTGGGGCAGCCCGCGCATCCTCGGCCTGCTGGCCGCCACGGTCGTCCTGGGCGGATGGTACGCGTGGCACGCGGGCCGGCAGGAACGCCCCATCCTGAACCTGCGCCTGATGGGCGAGCGCTCGATCCTCACGGCCTCGGTGGCCGGCCTGCTGGTCAGCGCCGGCATGTACGCCGCGATCCTGTACCTGCCGCTGTACATGCAGGGCGTGCGCGGCGCCAGCGCCAGCGGCAGCGGCCTGGCCCTCGCGCCCCTGATGGGCGGCATGATCCTGACCTCCACCCTGTCGGGGCAGATCGTGAGCCGCACCGGCCGCTACAAGTGGATGGTGCTGCTGGGCTCGGCCGTCGCCACCGGCGCGCTGCTGCTCGCCACGCAGCTGTCGCTGGGCACCCCGCTGATGCTCGCCGTGGGCCTGATGATCCTGCTGGGCATCGGCCTGGGCCCGGTGAACAGCCAGCTGACCCTGGCCGTGCAGAACGCCGCGCCGCGCGAGCAGCTCGGCAGCGCCACCGGCGGCAACCAGTTCTTCCGGCAGATCGGCGGCACGCTGGCCGTCAGCCTCTTCGGCGCGCTGGTGAACGCGCAGCTCGCCGCGAACCTCGGTCCCGCCCTGCCCGCCGCCGCGCGCACGCTGCCCGCGCCCGTGCAGGACGCCATCGCCAACCCCAACGTCCTGAGCAGCCAGCAGGCCACGCAGGCGCTGGGCGGCGCCCTGGGCAAGGTGGGGCACCCCGAACTCCTGACCCCGGTGCTGGACGCGCTGCGCGGCGTGCTGATGGGCGCCATCGACCACGTGTTCCTGGTCTCGGCGGTGCTGGTGGGGCTGGCCTTCGTGGTCACGGTGTTCCTGCCCGAACGCCCCCTGCGGGGCCGCGCCACCGTGAAGGTCGAGGAGACCCGGCTGGACCGCGCCGGCGCGACGGACTGA
- a CDS encoding MarR family winged helix-turn-helix transcriptional regulator, with translation MSLSLSPTDAPPDDLYDVVRLTLRLSRRFMQALDEPLEQATGLNTKELVVLAAIMDGAHTPGKVAAAQNLPAPTVTRIITTLVGAGLVERVTDPSDLRRFELRLTPQGEATRAGVRASGQAIVGTHFGHVPPATVQAALEALRNLHDALSPQPLAATGRTA, from the coding sequence ATGAGTCTGTCCCTGTCTCCCACTGATGCCCCACCGGACGACCTGTACGACGTCGTCCGGTTGACCCTGCGCCTGTCGCGGCGCTTCATGCAGGCGCTCGACGAGCCGCTGGAGCAGGCCACCGGCCTGAACACCAAGGAACTCGTCGTGCTGGCCGCGATCATGGACGGCGCCCACACGCCCGGCAAGGTCGCTGCCGCGCAGAACCTGCCCGCCCCCACCGTGACCCGCATCATCACCACGCTGGTCGGGGCCGGGCTGGTCGAGCGCGTCACGGACCCCAGCGACCTGCGCCGCTTCGAATTGCGCCTGACCCCCCAGGGCGAGGCCACCCGGGCGGGCGTGCGCGCCAGCGGTCAGGCCATCGTGGGCACCCACTTCGGCCACGTGCCGCCGGCCACCGTGCAGGCCGCCCTGGAAGCCCTGCGGAACCTGCACGACGCGCTCAGTCCCCAGCCCCTCGCCGCCACCGGGAGAACCGCATGA
- a CDS encoding NUDIX domain-containing protein, protein MSFHLVSWLIVQDGAGRVLLGRRAGTSYGEGEWGLPGGRVEPGEALADAAVREALEEVGVVAHVAALDPLGVCRYDHGGAQGADVFFLARSWSGEPRPLDKTSEVAWFAPDALPPDALWWVGGILRAHLLGGARLTELLDGWADLRVLI, encoded by the coding sequence ATGAGTTTCCATCTGGTGTCGTGGTTGATCGTGCAGGACGGTGCCGGGCGTGTCCTGCTGGGCCGGCGCGCGGGCACGTCGTACGGCGAGGGCGAGTGGGGCCTGCCGGGCGGCCGGGTCGAGCCGGGCGAGGCCCTGGCAGACGCCGCCGTCCGCGAGGCGCTGGAGGAGGTCGGGGTGGTCGCGCACGTCGCGGCGCTGGACCCCCTGGGCGTATGCCGCTACGACCACGGCGGAGCGCAGGGCGCCGACGTGTTCTTCCTCGCCCGCTCGTGGTCGGGCGAGCCCCGGCCGCTCGACAAGACCTCGGAGGTCGCGTGGTTCGCGCCGGATGCCCTGCCGCCGGACGCGCTGTGGTGGGTGGGGGGCATCCTGCGCGCGCACCTGCTGGGCGGCGCCCGCCTGACGGAACTGCTCGACGGCTGGGCAGACCTGCGCGTGCTGATCTGA
- a CDS encoding CynX/NimT family MFS transporter: protein MTSADRPSRRAAPPALLVLGVVLVALNLRPAIAGFGPLLPQLQSELHLSAATAGLLTTIPLLCWGLLALLAPLLTRRWSSETVILAMVAVLGVGALLRAGPTLGVILLGTVLVGSGIAVVNVLLPSLVRRDFPARVGPMLGVYTLAVVGGAALASAVAVPLQTVGGSWRASLGTWAGVALLGVLGWLPAVRGRPHRGVGAVPVWRDVFRNPAAWPVTLFMGTQSLVFFTWLAWLPRVWHDQGLSAGVAGSLLSVGNVVQLPFALLMPILAGRWGARPLIVVAAALDLIGLLGLLLAPAQPLVWTLLLGAGCGSTFPLALYLMAVRAHTPAQAPQLSALAQGVGYSLAATGPVAFGALHDRTGGWNAPLWFLIVVTGLVLVTGLWATRPARRAA, encoded by the coding sequence ATGACGTCCGCCGACCGTCCGTCCCGCCGCGCGGCGCCGCCGGCCCTGCTGGTGCTGGGCGTGGTGCTGGTCGCGCTGAACCTGCGCCCGGCCATCGCGGGCTTCGGGCCGCTGCTGCCGCAGCTCCAGTCCGAACTCCACCTGAGTGCCGCCACGGCGGGTCTGCTGACCACCATTCCGCTGCTGTGCTGGGGGCTGCTCGCGCTGCTGGCGCCGCTGCTGACGCGCCGCTGGAGCAGCGAGACCGTGATCCTGGCGATGGTCGCCGTGCTGGGCGTGGGCGCGCTGCTGCGGGCCGGGCCGACGCTGGGCGTGATCCTGCTGGGCACCGTGCTGGTGGGCTCGGGGATCGCGGTGGTAAACGTGCTGCTGCCCAGCCTGGTGCGCCGCGACTTTCCCGCGCGCGTCGGCCCGATGCTGGGCGTGTACACCCTGGCGGTGGTGGGCGGGGCCGCGCTCGCGTCGGCGGTGGCGGTGCCGCTACAGACCGTGGGCGGGTCGTGGCGGGCGTCGCTGGGCACGTGGGCTGGCGTTGCCCTGCTGGGCGTGCTGGGCTGGCTGCCGGCCGTGCGGGGCCGCCCGCACCGTGGCGTCGGCGCGGTGCCGGTGTGGCGCGACGTATTCCGCAATCCCGCCGCGTGGCCGGTGACGCTGTTTATGGGCACGCAGTCTCTGGTGTTCTTTACGTGGCTGGCGTGGCTGCCGCGCGTGTGGCACGACCAGGGCCTGAGCGCCGGGGTGGCGGGGTCGCTGCTGTCGGTGGGCAACGTGGTGCAGCTGCCCTTCGCGCTGCTCATGCCGATCCTCGCGGGGCGCTGGGGCGCGCGGCCGCTGATCGTGGTGGCCGCCGCGCTGGATCTGATCGGCCTGCTGGGGCTGCTGCTCGCGCCGGCGCAGCCGCTGGTGTGGACGCTGCTGCTGGGCGCGGGCTGCGGCAGCACCTTTCCGCTCGCGCTGTACCTGATGGCCGTGCGCGCCCACACGCCCGCGCAGGCCCCGCAGCTGTCCGCGCTGGCGCAGGGCGTGGGCTACTCGCTGGCGGCGACGGGACCGGTTGCCTTCGGGGCGCTGCACGACCGCACCGGCGGGTGGAATGCTCCGCTGTGGTTCCTGATCGTGGTCACGGGTCTGGTGCTGGTCACCGGCCTGTGGGCCACCCGGCCGGCGCGGAGGGCCGCATGA
- a CDS encoding thiamine ABC transporter substrate-binding protein codes for MRTPAVFLSLLLAGAAHAQTATLTVATHDSFDVDKKLIAAFEQQNGVKVRFVKGGDAGDLLNRLILTRRAPIADVVYGLDNSLLARAKAADLLTPYVSPNLTNVPAARRLDEAGALNTVDYGYVALNFDRAYFQKAGLALPTSLDDLKTPTYAKLTVVESPATSSPGLAFLLATVTHYGEQGAWAWWKAARTNGMKVARGWSDAYNKEFSRNGGKYPIVLSYASSPAAEVYYADGYDPKKLPDQAPTGNLLLPGSTWLQLEGVGILKGTRQAALARKFVDFMLSPAVQADFPTRMWVYPAVSGVKLDPVYRYAQVPDSQPGGTPVPANPQRLVDAWITNVLRAR; via the coding sequence ATGCGTACACCTGCTGTGTTTCTGAGCCTGCTGCTTGCCGGCGCCGCCCACGCCCAGACCGCCACGCTGACGGTCGCCACCCACGACTCCTTCGACGTGGACAAGAAATTGATCGCTGCGTTCGAGCAGCAGAACGGCGTGAAGGTGCGCTTCGTGAAGGGCGGCGACGCCGGCGACCTCCTCAACCGGCTGATCCTGACCCGTCGCGCTCCCATCGCGGACGTCGTGTATGGCCTGGACAACAGTCTGCTGGCCCGCGCGAAGGCCGCCGACCTGCTCACGCCGTACGTCTCGCCCAACCTGACAAACGTGCCGGCCGCCCGCCGCCTGGACGAGGCCGGCGCCCTGAACACCGTCGATTACGGGTACGTGGCCCTGAACTTCGACCGCGCGTACTTCCAGAAAGCGGGGCTGGCCCTGCCCACCTCCCTGGACGACCTGAAGACCCCCACCTACGCCAAGCTGACGGTCGTGGAGAGCCCGGCCACCAGCAGCCCCGGCCTGGCCTTCCTGCTCGCCACCGTGACCCACTACGGCGAACAGGGCGCGTGGGCGTGGTGGAAGGCGGCCCGCACGAACGGCATGAAGGTCGCGCGCGGCTGGAGCGACGCGTACAACAAGGAGTTCAGCCGCAATGGCGGCAAGTACCCCATCGTGCTGTCCTACGCCAGCAGTCCCGCCGCCGAGGTCTACTACGCCGACGGCTACGACCCCAAGAAGCTGCCCGATCAGGCCCCCACCGGGAACCTGTTGCTGCCCGGCAGCACGTGGCTGCAACTCGAGGGCGTCGGCATCCTGAAGGGCACCAGGCAGGCCGCCCTGGCGCGCAAGTTCGTGGACTTCATGCTCAGTCCCGCCGTGCAGGCCGACTTCCCGACCCGCATGTGGGTCTACCCGGCCGTAAGCGGCGTGAAGCTCGACCCCGTCTACCGCTACGCCCAGGTGCCTGACAGTCAGCCGGGGGGAACTCCCGTGCCCGCGAATCCCCAGCGCCTCGTGGACGCCTGGATCACCAACGTCCTGCGGGCGCGTTAG